The Flammeovirga yaeyamensis genome segment CCAAGTCAGTTAGAGGCATTAATCGATATCAGTAAATTTTTATTTTCTCAATATGGTGATAGAGTCAGAAATAATTTTGATAGAGGAGTTGATATATATTTTGGTACACATGGACAAAACCCTCAATTTTATCATGAAAGTATTAATCCGATTGCTGGAGAAAACGGAAATCCAATTTCTAAAGTAGTATTAAAAGATTTATTAAGAGTTTTACTTCAGTCTAATATTGAACAAATTCATTTAGAGCAAAGAGGTTCAAGCACACCATTTTCAGTTTTCTTTGCTACTATGCAGCACGAATTTGCTCAGTTACCTGTTGAGTTGGTTAATTTCGAAGTTGTTAAAAATGGGGATGATAGTTTTGACGCCATTTGGAGTACAGCTACTGAAATAAATTCCGATTATTTTAAACTAGATTACTCCAATGATAAAATTCATTATTTTGAAATTGCAGGTCATATTCCTGCCAAAGGGAATTCTAATACTTTAGAAAAGTATAAGGTAGAAAATTTACCAATAAGTTCTAATAATGTTTATGTAAGACTAACCCAGTATGATTTTGATGGTTCTTTTCAATCTTGGACAAGTAAGGTTCATAGCAGTAATTTAGCTTTGAATTATAATAAATTATACCCAATTCCAACGAATGATAATTTACATGTTCAATTACAAAATGCCCATAAAGAAGGTGTTATTGTAGAACTGATAGAAGCTTCGACGGGGAAAGTGGTCTTCAAAAAGAAATATGGTGAAGTACAATCAATTGATATCAATACTTCTAGTTTTAATGATGGTGTTTATATTCTACATGCAAAATGTGGAGTTAGAAATAGACACGATGAAATATTAATATTTCACTAAAATAAAAAGGCTGATTTTGAATAACCAAAATCAGCCTTAACCTTTTAATCTATATACACTTTACTTTTTAAAAGTCTCTTTGATAAATAACCCACAGATTCCGGCCCCTATAAATGCAATTGGCATAATCCAAATAGCGGCTTGAAAAGCAGACTGTAATAATTCTGGAGTAGCGTTTTCTCCACCTCCAAAATAAGTCACTAACCATCCGAAAAGTGGTTGTCCGACTGCACCCATACCCATAAGAAC includes the following:
- a CDS encoding T9SS type A sorting domain-containing protein translates to MKTKLLFVAVLFVLFDNDESWAQHQNIQTVQPDSISTIKGEEYIYLPGGNYKFIRVGENQNVVITGSLDLDPNAHSGVIYQYGNPVISDSTIEQINYDFSTSSTIILEHNGHLEVYGGMHQNLSGNLNMILKDDSEVICNSLFNINLQRRTTANIMSFGTNAQIVTMGTSDLKLRPFRLTDAVNGMTPSQLEALIDISKFLFSQYGDRVRNNFDRGVDIYFGTHGQNPQFYHESINPIAGENGNPISKVVLKDLLRVLLQSNIEQIHLEQRGSSTPFSVFFATMQHEFAQLPVELVNFEVVKNGDDSFDAIWSTATEINSDYFKLDYSNDKIHYFEIAGHIPAKGNSNTLEKYKVENLPISSNNVYVRLTQYDFDGSFQSWTSKVHSSNLALNYNKLYPIPTNDNLHVQLQNAHKEGVIVELIEASTGKVVFKKKYGEVQSIDINTSSFNDGVYILHAKCGVRNRHDEILIFH